One genomic region from Anguilla rostrata isolate EN2019 chromosome 2, ASM1855537v3, whole genome shotgun sequence encodes:
- the chad gene encoding chondroadherin codes for MRCARLLVTALLLGLATSARGAPGQCPSPCHCHGDLQHVICDSVGLKKVPRVSESTRLLNMQRNSLGGLPAGSFSDMKGLVSLHLQHCQLREISGQAFKGLKKLIYLYLSNNEIVTIKPGAFEDLTELTYLYLDHNRIGDLAKGLFAPMINLFILQLSDNRIRELRPGAFAGAKDLRWLHLSGNEMSALQPGSLDEVENLAGLHLDRNRLPAYPAAAMSKLRVVEELVLSRNPMKTIPDLAFQSFGRYMEKLRLDNMGLEKFSDGAFTGVTALKSLHIESNKLRSLPRSLEFSTLQNVTMSGNPWNCNCVLAPLRR; via the exons ATGCGGTGCGCGAGGCTCCTGGTGACGGCGCTGCTTTTGGGACTGGCCACCTCGGCGCGGGGCGCCCCCGGCCAGTGCCCGAGCCCCTGCCATTGCCACGGCGACCTGCAGCACGTCATCTGCGACAGCGTGGGCCTGAAGAAGGTGCCGCGCGTGTCGGAGAGCACCCGCCTGCTCAACATGCAGCGCAACAGCCTGGGCGGCCTGCCCGCCGGCTCCTTCAGCGACATGAAGGGCCTGGTCTCGCTCCACCTGCAGCACTGCCAGCTGCGCGAGATCTCCGGCCAGGCCTTCAAGGGCCTGAAGAAGCTCATTTACCTCTACCTGTCCAACAACGAGATCGTCACCATCAAGCCGGGGGCCTTCGAGGACCTGACCGAGCTCACCTACCTCTACCTGGACCACAACCGCATCGGCGACCTGGCCAAGGGCCTCTTCGCGCCCATGATCAACCTCTTCATCCTGCAGCTCAGCGACAACAGGATCCGCGAGCTGCGGCCGGGCGCCTTCGCCGGGGCCAAGGACCTGCGCTGGCTGCACCTGAGCGGGAACGAGATGAGCGCGCTGCAGCCCGGCTCCCTGGACGAGGTGGAGAACCTGGCCGGGCTGCACCTGGACCGCAACCGGCTGCCCGCCTACCCCGCGGCCGCCATGAGCAAGCTGAGGGTGGTGGAGGAGCTGGTGCTCTCCAGGAACCCCATGAAGACCATCCCCGACCTGGCCTTCCAGAGCTTCGGACGCTACATGGAGAAGCTGCGCCTGGACAACATGGGCTTGGAGAAG TTTTCAGACGGCGCCTTCACCGGGGTGACGGCTCTCAAGTCCCTGCACATCGAGAGCAACAAGCTCAGGAGCCTCCCACGCAGCCTGGAGTTCAGCACCCTGCAGAACGTCACCATGTCCGGCAACCCCTGGAACTGCAACTGCGTGCTGGCCCCACTGCGCAGgtga